TGCCAGTTGTCATCAAGTGGCGGAAAAAAGGTATCCCCTTCGATCTCGACATCCACCTCGGTCAGATAGAGACGCTGTGCCAGCGACATGGCACTGGCGTAGATTTCTCCTCCCCCGATCACCATGATCTCTTCACAGGCTTCAAGCATGGCCTGATGGTCAGCCATATCGAGCGCGCTTTCCAGATCATGGCAAACCCGTACGCCCTCATGGTGAAAGTCCCGATTGCGGGTCACCACGATATTGAGCCGATTGGGCAGAGGACGACCGATGGACTCGAAGGTGGCGCGCCCCATGACTATCGGCTTGTCCTGAGTCATCGCCTTGAAGAACTTCAGATCCTCGGGCAGATACCACGGCAGTTTGCCCTGCACTCCAATGACCCGATTTTTCGAAATCGCCGCAATCATCGCAACCGGCACTACCAGCTCTGTCATACCGCCACCTGTGCCTTGATGTGAGGATGCGGATCATAGCCTTCGATCGCAATATCCTCGTAGCGGAAGGCAAACAGATCATGGATTGCCGGATTCAGTTTCAGTTGAGGCAACGGTCGAGGCGTACGCGACAGTTGCAACTCGGCCTGCTCAAGATGATTGAGATAAAGGTGCGCGTCGCCGAGCGTGTGAATGAACTCTCCCGGCGCGAGCCCACAGACCTGGGCCACCATGTGCGTTAACAGCGCATAGCTGGCGATATTGAACGGCACACCCAGAAAGATATCGGCGCTGCGCTGATAGAGCTGACAGGAGAGTCGGCCATCGGCCACATAAAACTGGAATAGTGCGTGACAAGGCGGCAACGCCATTTCATCCACCAGCGCCGGATTCCATGCCGAGACCATCAACCGTCGGGAGTCCGGGTTGTGGCGAATCTGATCGATGACATTGGCAATCTGATCCACACTGCCACCCTGCGGATGCGGCCAGCTGCGCCACTGGTAGCCATAGACCGGCCCCAGCTCACCGTTTTCATCGGCCCATTCATCCCAGATACGCACGCCGTTTTCCTTCAGGTAGGCAATATTGGTATCTCCCTGCAGAAACCACAGCAGTTCGTGAATGATGGAGCGCAGATGCAGTTTCTTGGTGGTCACCAAAGGGAAACCATCGGCGAGATCAAAACGCATCTGATGACCGAAGACCGACAGGGTCCCGGTACCGGTGCGATCGCTCTTGCGCGTGCCATGATCGAGCACGCGACG
This DNA window, taken from Kushneria phosphatilytica, encodes the following:
- a CDS encoding dihydrofolate reductase yields the protein MTELVVPVAMIAAISKNRVIGVQGKLPWYLPEDLKFFKAMTQDKPIVMGRATFESIGRPLPNRLNIVVTRNRDFHHEGVRVCHDLESALDMADHQAMLEACEEIMVIGGGEIYASAMSLAQRLYLTEVDVEIEGDTFFPPLDDNWQEVERHAGEDAPGKPHYDFVRYERREA
- a CDS encoding thymidylate synthase encodes the protein MQPYLELMRRVLDHGTRKSDRTGTGTLSVFGHQMRFDLADGFPLVTTKKLHLRSIIHELLWFLQGDTNIAYLKENGVRIWDEWADENGELGPVYGYQWRSWPHPQGGSVDQIANVIDQIRHNPDSRRLMVSAWNPALVDEMALPPCHALFQFYVADGRLSCQLYQRSADIFLGVPFNIASYALLTHMVAQVCGLAPGEFIHTLGDAHLYLNHLEQAELQLSRTPRPLPQLKLNPAIHDLFAFRYEDIAIEGYDPHPHIKAQVAV